The following proteins are co-located in the Triticum aestivum cultivar Chinese Spring chromosome 1A, IWGSC CS RefSeq v2.1, whole genome shotgun sequence genome:
- the LOC123052586 gene encoding metalloendoproteinase 1-MMP-like produces MVPCRPARAAACLPLLLILCLLSCAAARSAPAPAPVHGRHHGQGWHSFKRLLDAQRGTRVTGLGDLKRYLATFGYMPKHAGAEHGGDPTDAFDEHLEAAVRRYQSRLSLPVTGRLDAVTLDQMMSPRCGVQDDHGASVSPEHGGAVSRFTFFKGKPRWTRRSDPDPVVLTYAVSPTATVGYLAPNDVRAVFRRAFERWARVIPVAFVETDDYDEADIKVGFYEGSHGDGVPFDGPLGVLGHAFSPKNGRLHLDAAERWAVDFAGETKASAAIDLESVATHEIGHVLGLGHSTSPQAVMYPSIKPLEKKADLTVDDVEGVQLLYGSNPDFRLSSLYDATDTSGSPAGSSWAASSAGVVLCAVLVILVTHL; encoded by the coding sequence ATGGTTCCATGTCGCCCCGCTCGGGCAGCTGCGTGCCTCCCGCTGCTGCTGATACTTTGCCTCCTCTCGTGCGCCGCCGCGCGgtctgcgccggcgccggcgccggtgcaCGGCCGGCACCATGGCCAAGGGTGGCACTCGTTCAAGCGGCTGCTAGACGCGCAGCGGGGGACCCGCGTGACGGGGCTCGGCGACCTGAAGCGGTACCTGGCCACGTTCGGCTACATGCCCAAGCATGCCGGGGCGGAGCACGGCGGTGACCCGACGGACGCCTTCGACGAGCACCTCGAGGCCGCCGTCAGACGGTACCAGTCCCGGCTCAGCCTGCCGGTCACCGGCCGGCTCGACGCCGTGACGCTCGACCAGATGATGTCCCCGCGCTGCGGCGTCCAGGACGACCACGGCGCGTCCGTCTCGCCGGAGCACGGCGGCGCGGTCAGCCGGTTCACCTTCTTCAAGGGCAAGCCGCGGTGGACGCGGCGGTCGGACCCGGACCCGGTTGTGCTCACGTACGCCGTGTCGCCGACGGCCACCGTCGGCTACCTGGCGCCCAACGACGTGAGGGCCGTGTTCCGGCGCGCGTTCGAGCGGTGGGCGCGGGTCATCCCCGTGGCGTTCGTCGAGACGGACGACTACGACGAGGCCGACATCAAGGTGGGGTTCTACGAGGGCAGCCACGGCGACGGGGTGCCCTTCGACGGGCCGCTCGGCGTGCTCGGCCACGCCTTCTCCCCCAAGAACGGGCGGCTCCACCTCGACGCCGCGGAGCGGTGGGCGGTGGACTTCGCTGGCGAAACAAAAGCTTCCGCGGCCATCGACCTGGAGTCCGTGGCGACTCACGAGATCGGCCACGTCCTCGGGCTCGGACACTCGACTTCGCCGCAGGCCGTCATGTACCCGAGCATCAAAccgctggagaagaaggccgacCTCACCGTCGACGACGTCGAAGGCGTGCAGCTGCTGTACGGGTCCAACCCGGATTTCAGGCTCAGCTCCCTCTACGACGCGACGGACACCTCCGGCTCGCCGGCGGGGAGCAGTTGGGCTGCTTCCTCGGCTGGGGTAGTTCTTTGTGCGGTCCTGGTCATACTCGTGACGCACTTGTAG